The following are from one region of the Salvia hispanica cultivar TCC Black 2014 chromosome 1, UniMelb_Shisp_WGS_1.0, whole genome shotgun sequence genome:
- the LOC125189074 gene encoding probable LRR receptor-like serine/threonine-protein kinase At1g53440, whose product MEKIILVLATLVLISESQLLPQDEVDVLQTISSKLQNTYWDYVNQSSCHGGFNFTEGVRNVYSSVVCDCSFNNSTVCHVTHMQLRGLNLTGTLPEKFVKLPHLQELDLTLNYLYGSIPKIFGRLRLATLSLLGNHISGEIPAEIGNITTLKELILEDNLLEGNLPENLGSLRNLKRLMLSANNFSGTIPVTFGNLRNLTDFRIDGSRMSGKIPDFIGKWSQLTRLDLQGTSMEGPIPAAISCLENLTDLRISDLEGTAMSFPNLQRMRAMAYLILRNCSINDTIPEYLGDMTQLDTLDLSFNMLNGEIPGRLGELAKLRFMFLSNNLLTGEIPAWIMNSRQNMDVSYNSFTTPSVRSCRQFSTVNLVASHSNTSSKSTLWCLKRDLHCASNPGYTSVFINCGGVKVNFEGNEYEENAIDAGPSHFESTDKWAYSSTGIYLGNDRGRFIAENNTPMFSQNASIYETARLSPSSLKYYGLCLRKGMYRVRLHFAEIIFSDDSKFCSNGRRIFDVAIQGRVVLTDFNIAEEAKGVRKGIYRDFDVFVNGGTLEIHLYWRGKGTTAIPDRGVYGPLISAIAVTPNFDVSTGVTATAITGIVLSSAAAVLLILCVVGGKGGEDKELRGLDGYFTLKEIKEATNNFDNANKIGEGGFGPVYKGTLSNGTAIAVKQLSSRSKQGNREFLNEMGMISALQHPNLVRLFGCCIEANQLILIYEYLKNNCLGRALFGCPEQRLDLGWSTRKRICLGIARGLAYLHEESRLKIIHRDIKATNVLLDKDLNAKISDFGLAKLGEEGNTHISTRVAGTVGYMAPEYAMRGYLTDKADVYSFGIVALEIVSGKSNTCFRPEEEYLYLLDWAYVLQERGSLLELVDPRLGSGYSEEEAMEMLNLALLCASPSPTLRPSMSSVVGMLQGAIPVQAPAVKCDGADEEAFGGSGLLMDGPWFGSSVSHSISKEESGEYLDGLFVQTC is encoded by the exons ATGGAGAAAATTATTCTCGTTCTTGCAACTCTAGTTCTGATTTCTGAGTCCCAACTTCTGCCTCAAGATGAAG TTGATGTTCTTCAGACAATATCCTCAAAGCTACAAAACACTTATTGGGACTACGTAAATCAAAGCTCTTGCCATGGTGGATTTAACTTCACTGAAGGGGTTAGGAATGTGTACAGCAGTGTGGTGTGCGACTGTTCGTTTAACAATAGCACCGTATGCCACGTTACTCACAT GCAGTTGAGGGGTCTCAACTTGACAGGAACTTTGCCCGAGAAGTTTGTGAAACTCCCTCATCTGCAAGAGCT AGATCTCACTCTAAACTACCTATATGGATCGATTCCCAAAATATTTGGCCGGCTTCGACTTGCAACGTT GTCCCTTCTTGGAAACCATATTAGTGGTGAAATCCCGGCTGAAATCGGAAACATTACCACTCTCAAAGAACT GATCTTGGAAGATAATCTGCTCGAAGGGAATCTACCGGAGAATCTTGGAAGTTTGAGGAACCTGAAGAGGCT CATGCTTTCTGCGAACAACTTCAGTGGAACTATACCGGTGACATTTGGCAATCTAAGGAACTTGACAGATTT TAGGATAGACGGGAGCAGAATGTCGGGGAAAATACCCGATTTCATTGGAAAGTGGAGCCAACTTACGAGATT AGACTTGCAAGGGACATCGATGGAGGGTCCTATTCCTGCAGCAATATCGTGTTTGGAAAACTTGACAGATCT GAGGATATCCGATCTTGAGGGAACAGCCATGAGTTTCCCCAATTTGCAGCGGATGAGAGCCATGGCTTATTT gattttaagaaattgctCGATCAACGACACGATTCCTGAGTACTTAGGAGACATGACTCAACTAGACACTCT TGACCTCAGTTTCAACATGTTGAATGGAGAAATCCCAGGCAGGCTTGGAGAGTTAGCAAAACTGAGATTCAT GTTTTTGTCTAACAACTTGCTGACGGGAGAGATACCTGCTTGGATCATGAATAGCCGACAAAATAT GGATGTATCGTACAACAGCTTCACAACGCCTTCTGTGAGAAGCTGCCGACAGTTTTCCACTGT AAATTTAGTTGCAAGCCATTCAAATACATCGAGCAAATC AACGTTATGGTGTTTGAAACGAGACCTTCATTGTGCGAGTAACCCCGGCT ACACCTCGGTATTCATAAACTGCGGAGGAGTAAAGGTTAACTTCGAAGGAAATGAATACGAAGAGAACGCAATCGATGCAGGTCCATCGCACTTTGAATCCACTGATAAATGGGCATACAGCAGCACTGGCATTTACTTAGGAAACGACAGGGGGAGATTCATTGCGGAAAACAACACTCCAATGTTTTCGCAGAACGCATCAATTTATGAAACAGCTCGTCTTTCGCCTTCTTCACTTAAGTACTACGGCCTTTGCTTGCGCAAAGGAATGTATAGAGTACGCCTCCATTTCGCTGAAATAATTTTCTCCGATGACTCCAAGTTTTGCAGCAACGGGAGAAGGATTTTTGATGTGGCGATACAA GGGCGCGTGGTTTTGACGGACTTCAACATAGCAGAGGAAGCTAAGGGTGTTAGGAAAGGTATATATAGAGACTTTGATGTCTTCGTTAACGGTGGCACGTTGGAGATCCACTTGTACTGGCGAGGAAAAGGGACGACCGCCATTCCTGACAGAGGCGTATATGGACCGTTGATATCTGCTATCGCTGTGACGCCTA ATTTTGATGTTAGCACCGGAGTAACTGCCACAGCCATTACTGGAATCGTCCTCTCTTCTGCTGCGGCCGTGCTGTTGATTTTGTGTGTTGTCGGAGGAAAAGGAGGCGAAGATAAAG AACTCCGAGGACTCGATGGCTACTTCACTTTAAAAGAGATCAAAGAAGCTACAAACAACTTTGATAACGCTAACAAGATAGGCGAAGGGGGATTCGGGCCTGTGTATAAG GGTACCCTGTCGAATGGCACAGCCATCGCGGTTAAGCAGCTCTCGTCCAGGTCAAAGCAAGGAAACCGTGAATTCCTAAATGAAATGGGCATGATATCGGCCTTGCAACATCCTAACCTTGTCAGGCTCTTTGGATGCTGCATCGAAGCGAACCAGCTGATATTGATCTATGAATACCTCAAGAACAACTGTCTCGGCCGGGCACTTTTTG GTTGTCCGGAACAGAGGCTGGACCTCGGGTGGTCGACTAGGAAAAGGATATGTCTAGGGATTGCAAGGGGGCTTGCGTATCTCCACGAAGAGTCGAGACTGAAGATCATCCACAGGGACATAAAGGCAACTAATGTTCTTCTAGATAAAGATCTGAATGCCAAGATATCCGACTTTGGTTTGGCGAAGCTTGGTGAGGAGGGGAACACGCATATCAGCACGCGCGTTGCTGGAACCGT AGGATACATGGCACCCGAGTACGCGATGAGGGGCTACCTGACGGACAAGGCGGACGTGTACAGCTTCGGGATCGTGGCGCTGGAGATCGTAAGTGGGAAGAGCAACACTTGTTTTAGGCCAGAAGAGGAGTATTTGTACCTTCTTGATTGG GCGTACGTGCTGCAAGAACGAGGGAGTCTGTTGGAGCTCGTGGACCCGAGGCTTGGGTCGGGGTACTCGGAGGAAGAGGCGATGGAGATGCTGAACTTGGCGCTGCTGTGCGCTAGCCCCTCCCCGACTCTGAGGCCCTCCATGAGCTCGGTGGTGGGGATGCTGCAAGGTGCAATCCCGGTTCAAGCGCCAGCTGTCAAGTGCGATGGGGCGGACGAGGAGGCGTTCGGGGGAAGTGGGTTGTTAATGGATGGACCATGGTTTGGTAGCTCAGTGTCCCATTCTATTAGTAAAGAGGAAAGTGGGGAATACTTGGATGGTTTGTTTGTCCAAACTTGTTGA
- the LOC125201668 gene encoding uncharacterized protein LOC125201668 has product MISLKIIRTLHVTNHTLTFISSNPSKFTHFSSIPHRPFSRSAQSAQTADEQTRSFAQPLSGFFRKVLFGNESADINRAAAENAESGETIVAEKLRKLEEEIRDLNEKKCGTAENLEIVNEEKEKGRKSDSAIAPKTKKLRLSALFKKSKKRSNSKSVADSRSELKFVVDSKPKLKPKPVERTAFGMEDPMVHRELSPDMRLFAEHLYAKGYLKDANFMNRDRFDPMDFEVSYAREFLKFAAVKFGEDHQYISRWLSAGDLKKVALFGCPSIGQKTVYDAKHIRAFFKIDEPKVCQACTLKESCKHSNKSNKKHSTKLCLDSVMKVLVMYAMESVPQKLIVPEDVRNSVSRLLKEITSLSQEKP; this is encoded by the exons ATGATTTCGCTCAAAATCATCCGCACTCTTCATGTCACAAATCATACTCTCACCTTCATTTCATCCAATCCTTCCAAATTTACTCATTTCTCTTCAATTCCCCACCGCCCATTCTCGCGTTCGGCTCAATCCGCACAAACCGCCGATGAACAGACTCGCAGTTTCGCTCAACCCTTGAGCGGTTTCTTCAGAAAAGTCCTCTTCGGCAATGAAAGTGCCGACATCAATCGCGCTGCCGCCGAAAATGCGGAGTCGGGGGAGACAATTGTGGCGGAAAAGCTGCGAAAGCTGGAGGAAGAAATTAGGGATTTGAACGAGAAAAAGTGCGGGACGGCGGAGAATCTCGAAATTGTTAATGAAGAGAAGGAAAAGGGGCGGAAATCTGATTCTGCAATCGCGCCGAAGACGAAGAAGCTCAGGTTATCGGCATTGTTTAAGAAATCGAAAAAGAGGTCGAACTCGAAATCAGTGGCGGATTCGAGATCAGAATTGAAATTCGTGGTGGATTCGAAACCGAAATTGAAACCGAAACCGGTTGAGCGAACTGCGTTTGGGATGGAGGATCCAATGGTTCACAGAGAGCTCTCTCCTGATATGAGATTGTTTGCTGAGCATTTGTATGCGAAAGGATACTTGAAGGATGCAAATTTCATGAACCGAGATAGGTTTGATCCGATGGATTTCGAGGTCAGTTACGCCCGGGAGTTTCTGAAGTTTGCTGCTGTGAAGTTTGGGGAAGATCATCAGTATATTTCAAG ATGGTTGTCTGCTGGGGATTTAAAAAAGGTAGCCCTTTTTGGGTGTCCGTCTATCGGGCAGAAGACTGTTTATGATGCTAAACATATTCGCGCTTTCTTCAAAATTGACGAACCCAAG GTTTGCCAAGCATGCACGCTGAAAGAGTCGTGCAAGCATTCAAATAAGAGTAATAAGAAACATTCGACCAAGTTATGTTTGGATAGTGTGATGAAGGTCCTCGTCATGTATGCCATGGAATCTGTCCCCCAGAAGTTGATCGTGCCCGAAGATGTCAGGAATTCTGTTAGTCGGTTACTAAAGGAGATAACGAGTCTTTCTCAAGAAAAGCCCTGA
- the LOC125201604 gene encoding uncharacterized protein LOC125201604, with protein MAETATLGMLEEIRSLVSDRLQVISYKWLSRNFSVSSNAAKRLLEEFVEQHGDGLAVIYSLSGWLKNNPTTYHIRLVPSHMLSDAKEKFAGKCSVQVYSIQPCLPKDPAILWNHEFVQAEDLFKQPLTVDNCLRDNRFCGVSNSSVTRTVGGTPSIPQAIAAPQSIQKKFMNAGSNAVKTEGYVKPDLAQVSERDKVPRSLPNNKKGQNDQKSSGSGSSLASMWGRASAAPKPDACLVQADKARQGSSVSAEAQICARESAEHDISDDDDDGKAFSARRTSNGEGSRKRKVVFNYSDEEDEYENAINLGSPDPPKKSTLYSKESLNAFTTECNLSFGEKENKPKVQEEKKSDVKAKPKVKEEKERDVKGMPKVKEEKESHVKANQHLGEKVATASDVPKRRKVVKTRIDERGREVTEVVWEGEEQDTKSNNNSSAKIAGSNTVSNATNRPPVARKSPAVGNAAPANQPGKAGNKKAAAKDPKQGNLFSFFKKV; from the exons ATGGCCGAAACCGCCACTCTCGGAATGCTGGAAGAGATTCGCTCCCTCGTCTCCGATAGGCTTCAAGTG ATTTCATACAAATGGCTAAGTCGGAATTTTTCGGTTTCCTCCAATGCTGCAAAGAG ATTGCTAGAGGAGTTCGTTGAACAGCATGGAGATGGATTAGCAGTGATTTACTCTTTGTCTGGCTGGCTGAAGAATAACCCTACAACCTACCATATAAGGCTTGTCCCCAGTCATATGCTTTCAG ATGCGAAGGAAAAGTTCGCTGGAAAATGTTCTGTTCAAGTATACAGTATACAGCCCTGCCTCCCTAAGGATCCAGCAATACTTTGGAATCACGAGTTTGTTCAGGCTGAAGATCTTTTTAAGCAGCCATTGACTGTTGATAATTGTTTGCGAGATAACAG GTTTTGCGGGGTTTCAAATTCATCTGTTACGAGAACAGTAGGAGGAACCCCTTCTATTCCTCAAGCTATAGCTGCTCCACAGTCTATTCAGAAGAAATTTATGAATGCTGGTTCAAATGCTGTGAAAACTGAAGGATATGTAAAGCCAGATCTAGCACAGGTATCAGAAAGAGATAAAGTTCCCCGGTCGCTCCCCAACAACAAAAAGGgccaaaatgatcaaaagtCTTCTGGCAGTGGAAGTTCATTAGCTAGCATGTGGGGTCGTGCATCAGCAGCACCTAAACCTGATGCTTGCTTGGTTCAAGCTGACAAAGCCAGACAAGGCTCTTCTG TCAGTGCGGAAGCTCAAATTTGTGCTCGTGAATCAGCTGAACATGATATTAGTGATGACGATGACGACGGAAAAGCTTTCAGTGCAAGGAGAACCTCAAATGGTGAAGGCAGTAGAAAGAGAAAAGTTGTATTCAATTACTCCGATGAGGAAGATGAATATGAAAATGCCATAAATCTAGGGTCACCTGATCCCCCAAAGAAGTCTACTCTATACTCAAAAGAAAGTTTGAATGCTTTCACCACAGAGTGCAATTTAAGTTTCGGGGAGAAGGAAAATAAGCCAAAGGTccaagaagagaaaaaaagtgatgTTAAAGCTAAGCCAAAGgtaaaagaagagaaagaaagagatgtAAAAGGTATGCCAAAGGtcaaagaagagaaagaaagtcATGTAAAAGCTAACCAGCATTTGGGAGAAAAGGTTGCAACTGCTAGTGATGTGcctaaaagaagaaaagtggTAAAGACACGAATTGATGAGCGTGGAAGAGAAG TCACTGAAGTTGTTTGGGAGGGTGAGGAGCAAGATACAAAATCTAACAATAATTCTTCAGCCAAAATTGCTGGCAGTAATACAGTGAGCAATGCAACTAACAG GCCCCCGGTTGCTCGTAAGTCGCCAGCAGTAGGGAATGCTGCTCCAGCAAATCAACCCGGGAAAGCTGGAAATAAAAAGGCAGCAGCTAAGGATCCTAAGCAAGGGAATCTCTTCTCATTTTTCAAGAAGGTTTGA
- the LOC125201729 gene encoding ubiquitin domain-containing protein 1-like isoform X2, whose product MGCVGSSQAKAEGSVKQVKKPRSWKHPQPITISQLIQLREEFWDTAPHYGGRKEIWDALRAAAEADPKLSQVIIESAGIILQNPDMTVCFDERGARYELPTYVLSEPKNLIRDS is encoded by the exons ATGGGGTGTGTCGGATCCTCACAGGCGAAAGCAGAAG GAAGCGTCAAACAGGTGAAGAAACCGAGGTCATGGAAGCATCCTCAGCCGATCACCATAAGTCAGCTGATTCAGCTGAGAGAAGAGTTCTGGGATACTGCACCTCACTATGGTGGTAGAAAAG AAATCTGGGATGCACTCAGAGCAGCAGCGGAAGCTGATCCGAAGCTTTCTCAAGTGATCATAGAGAGTGCAGGGATCATACTGCAAAATCCTGATATGACAGTGTGTTTCGACGAAAGAG GTGCAAGATATGAATTACCTACATATGTATTGAGCGAACCAAAGAACTTGATACGTGATTCTTGA
- the LOC125201729 gene encoding ubiquitin domain-containing protein 1-like isoform X1, with product MGCVGSSQAKAEGSVKQVKKPRSWKHPQPITISQLIQLREEFWDTAPHYGGRKEIWDALRAAAEADPKLSQVIIESAGIILQNPDMTVCFDERGNTNSQTQHLLSVCDFSITLILNLHCCRCKI from the exons ATGGGGTGTGTCGGATCCTCACAGGCGAAAGCAGAAG GAAGCGTCAAACAGGTGAAGAAACCGAGGTCATGGAAGCATCCTCAGCCGATCACCATAAGTCAGCTGATTCAGCTGAGAGAAGAGTTCTGGGATACTGCACCTCACTATGGTGGTAGAAAAG AAATCTGGGATGCACTCAGAGCAGCAGCGGAAGCTGATCCGAAGCTTTCTCAAGTGATCATAGAGAGTGCAGGGATCATACTGCAAAATCCTGATATGACAGTGTGTTTCGACGAAAGAGGTAACACAAACAGTCAAACACAACATCTTCTCTCTGTGTGTGATTTCAGTATTACCTTGATTTTGAACTTGCACTGTTGCAGGTGCAAGATATGA
- the LOC125201610 gene encoding uncharacterized protein LOC125201610 isoform X1, translated as MRSVLLFLALLSLLAFFSKFEAQAAPAGPLIKHLSSLVKWTRSSSKAPHQSDGGNVLQFEDGYLVETVVEGNELGVLPYSIRVSQDGELFAVDAINSNIVRITPPLSQYSRARLVAGSFQGRTGHVDGKPSDARFSHPKGVTMDDKGNVYVADTSNLAIRKIGEAGVTTIAGGKSNVAGYRDGPSEDAKFSNDFDVVYVRPTCSLLVVDRGNAALRQISLSKEDCDYENSSFSPADLLMVAGAILVGYISCLLQQGLGSSLFSKMKEFPQPKFNKPLGSKELPTPVDVTAKEEPEAGWPSFVQLVWDLAKVTVVALTGILAQFIPSSVLNNIPRRGLTPLKDSLVMPEDEAEPALPLKQRTPAPLSETRQVPSERPAEAKPPKLRSSSMKDPSLSTKHRSSRRQEYAEFYGSGEAPQYAQVRSKSQKESRSKHRHREKGGGDAAFGAPPAPVMEPKPAEAKPTRYENAKYDPYNFRAKYSGDSYRFD; from the exons ATGAGGTCTGTCCTCCTCTTCCTTGCTTTATTATCTCTACTCGCCTTTTTCTCTAAGTTTGAAGCTCAAGCTGCACCTGCTG GGCCGTTGATAAAGCATTTGTCATCCCTTGTGAAATGGACTAGGTCCTCGTCCAAAGCTCCCCACCAATCAG ATGGTGGCAATGTGCTCCAGTTTGAGGATGGCTATCTTGTCGAGACTGTGGTCGAGGGGAACGAGCTCGGGGTTCTGCCCTACTCCATCCGTGTCTCCCAGGATGGCGAGCTCTTTGCCGTGGATGCTATTAATAGCAACATTGTCCGGATCACGCCTCCACTATCCCAAT ATAGCAGGGCAAGATTGGTTGCAGGTTCGTTTCAGGGACGCACTGGTCATGTGGATGGAAAACCAAGCGATGCTCGTTTCAGCCATCCCAAGGGGGTTACCATGGACGACAAAGGGAACGTTTACGTTGCAGATACTTCAAATCTCGCCATTCGAAAGATTGGAGAAGCAG GTGTGACGACTATTGCTGGAGGAAAATCAAATGTTGCAGGATACAGGGACGGGCCTAGTGAAGATGCTAAATTCTCAAATGATTTTGATGTCGTCTATGTGAGGCCTACCTGTTcgttgttagttgttgacagaGGAAATGCAGCACTTCGCCAAATCTCCTTGAGTAAAGAGGATTGTGATTATGAAAACAGCTCTTTTTCGCCTGCAG ATCTTCTTATGGTTGCCGGTGCTATCCTCGTTGGGTACATTTCATGCCTTCTTCAACAAGGATTAGGTTCCTCACTTTTCTCCAAGATG AAAGAGTTTCCCCAACCCAAATTCAACAAGCCACTAGGAAGCAAAGAGCTACCGACTCCTGTAGACGTCACTGCCAAGGAAGAACCCGAAGCTGGATGGCCCTCGTTCGTGCAGCTCGTCTGGGACCTTGCAAAAGTCACGGTGGTAGCTCTGACCGGCATTCTTGCTCAGTTCATTCCCTCGAGTGTCTTAAACAACATTCCAAGAAGAGGCCTTACTCCACTGAAAGACTCTCTCGTTATGCCCGAAGACGAAGCTGAACCGGCCCTACCTCTCAAACAGAGGACCCCGGCTCCTCTTTCCGAAACCAGACAGGTTCCCAGCGAGAGACCAGCCGAGGCAAAACCTCCTAAACTTCGGTCGAGCAGCATGAAGGATCCATCTCTATCAACCAAGCACCGGTCTTCAAGAAGACAAGAATACGCCGAGTTCTATGGATCGGGCGAGGCACCTCAGTACGCACAGGTGAGGTCCAAGAGCCAGAAGGAGAGTCGAAGCAAGCACCGCCACAGAGAGAAAGGCGGAGGAGACGCAGCTTTTGGAGCACCACCGGCGCCAGTGATGGAGCCGAAGCCCGCGGAAGCCAAGCCCACCCGGTACGAGAACGCAAAGTACGATCCTTACAACTTCAGGGCGAAATACTCGGGTGATTCGTATCGTTTTGATTGA
- the LOC125201610 gene encoding uncharacterized protein LOC125201610 isoform X2, with product MCVCVKSPHQSDGGNVLQFEDGYLVETVVEGNELGVLPYSIRVSQDGELFAVDAINSNIVRITPPLSQYSRARLVAGSFQGRTGHVDGKPSDARFSHPKGVTMDDKGNVYVADTSNLAIRKIGEAGVTTIAGGKSNVAGYRDGPSEDAKFSNDFDVVYVRPTCSLLVVDRGNAALRQISLSKEDCDYENSSFSPADLLMVAGAILVGYISCLLQQGLGSSLFSKMKEFPQPKFNKPLGSKELPTPVDVTAKEEPEAGWPSFVQLVWDLAKVTVVALTGILAQFIPSSVLNNIPRRGLTPLKDSLVMPEDEAEPALPLKQRTPAPLSETRQVPSERPAEAKPPKLRSSSMKDPSLSTKHRSSRRQEYAEFYGSGEAPQYAQVRSKSQKESRSKHRHREKGGGDAAFGAPPAPVMEPKPAEAKPTRYENAKYDPYNFRAKYSGDSYRFD from the exons atgtgtgtgtgtgtgaaatcACCCCACCAATCAG ATGGTGGCAATGTGCTCCAGTTTGAGGATGGCTATCTTGTCGAGACTGTGGTCGAGGGGAACGAGCTCGGGGTTCTGCCCTACTCCATCCGTGTCTCCCAGGATGGCGAGCTCTTTGCCGTGGATGCTATTAATAGCAACATTGTCCGGATCACGCCTCCACTATCCCAAT ATAGCAGGGCAAGATTGGTTGCAGGTTCGTTTCAGGGACGCACTGGTCATGTGGATGGAAAACCAAGCGATGCTCGTTTCAGCCATCCCAAGGGGGTTACCATGGACGACAAAGGGAACGTTTACGTTGCAGATACTTCAAATCTCGCCATTCGAAAGATTGGAGAAGCAG GTGTGACGACTATTGCTGGAGGAAAATCAAATGTTGCAGGATACAGGGACGGGCCTAGTGAAGATGCTAAATTCTCAAATGATTTTGATGTCGTCTATGTGAGGCCTACCTGTTcgttgttagttgttgacagaGGAAATGCAGCACTTCGCCAAATCTCCTTGAGTAAAGAGGATTGTGATTATGAAAACAGCTCTTTTTCGCCTGCAG ATCTTCTTATGGTTGCCGGTGCTATCCTCGTTGGGTACATTTCATGCCTTCTTCAACAAGGATTAGGTTCCTCACTTTTCTCCAAGATG AAAGAGTTTCCCCAACCCAAATTCAACAAGCCACTAGGAAGCAAAGAGCTACCGACTCCTGTAGACGTCACTGCCAAGGAAGAACCCGAAGCTGGATGGCCCTCGTTCGTGCAGCTCGTCTGGGACCTTGCAAAAGTCACGGTGGTAGCTCTGACCGGCATTCTTGCTCAGTTCATTCCCTCGAGTGTCTTAAACAACATTCCAAGAAGAGGCCTTACTCCACTGAAAGACTCTCTCGTTATGCCCGAAGACGAAGCTGAACCGGCCCTACCTCTCAAACAGAGGACCCCGGCTCCTCTTTCCGAAACCAGACAGGTTCCCAGCGAGAGACCAGCCGAGGCAAAACCTCCTAAACTTCGGTCGAGCAGCATGAAGGATCCATCTCTATCAACCAAGCACCGGTCTTCAAGAAGACAAGAATACGCCGAGTTCTATGGATCGGGCGAGGCACCTCAGTACGCACAGGTGAGGTCCAAGAGCCAGAAGGAGAGTCGAAGCAAGCACCGCCACAGAGAGAAAGGCGGAGGAGACGCAGCTTTTGGAGCACCACCGGCGCCAGTGATGGAGCCGAAGCCCGCGGAAGCCAAGCCCACCCGGTACGAGAACGCAAAGTACGATCCTTACAACTTCAGGGCGAAATACTCGGGTGATTCGTATCGTTTTGATTGA